A DNA window from Mycoplasmopsis pullorum contains the following coding sequences:
- the dcm gene encoding DNA (cytosine-5-)-methyltransferase has product MKIKVFEAFAGIGAQHKSISWVNKQIKSEFEVVATSDWDIRAIISYASIHNGLSEAKIEKVCKNKFDSEAKIDEYLSQRIFSSNSKTPIKYIKRLPIETKKVLVVANSLNNNFPDINAVSGEILDLHEIDLLTYSFPCQGLSVANMGRSKGINDASSTSHLVWQIGKILKQAKNKPKYLLLENVKNLVNQYHAEYEQWKDQLKKLGYKTFTAVFNANDFGSLQKRERVFVISVLKSIKTPFKNDAQYKEYLLSLGSKYKLTSLEQRKKEYHKIFDLNNKNLEELNNYLVNNTPSRVRMINEGRDLNDLEFAHKNKYTINTLTTKQDRIPNIGYLNLKANNSKKLDYRFVSPRESYKIMGFEDKDFDKLKPFINSGILTKEALWRQARNSIDVNVLKRIFEAIWNIHLLNSKEDKNGEKK; this is encoded by the coding sequence ATGAAAATTAAAGTCTTTGAAGCTTTTGCTGGTATTGGCGCACAGCATAAAAGCATTTCGTGAGTTAACAAGCAAATAAAGAGTGAATTTGAAGTAGTAGCCACATCAGATTGAGATATAAGAGCGATTATTTCTTATGCATCAATTCATAATGGCTTAAGTGAAGCAAAAATTGAAAAAGTATGCAAAAATAAGTTTGATTCTGAAGCAAAAATTGATGAGTATTTATCACAAAGGATTTTTAGCAGTAACTCTAAAACCCCTATAAAATACATTAAAAGATTACCAATTGAAACTAAGAAGGTATTAGTTGTAGCAAATTCTTTAAATAACAATTTCCCTGACATTAATGCTGTCTCAGGAGAAATTTTAGATTTGCATGAAATTGATCTACTTACTTATTCATTTCCTTGTCAAGGGCTTTCAGTAGCTAATATGGGGCGTTCTAAAGGGATTAATGATGCTTCAAGCACAAGCCATTTAGTTTGGCAAATTGGAAAGATTTTAAAGCAAGCTAAAAATAAGCCTAAATATTTACTTTTAGAAAATGTTAAAAACTTAGTTAATCAATACCATGCTGAATATGAGCAATGAAAAGATCAATTGAAAAAATTAGGTTATAAAACTTTCACAGCAGTGTTTAATGCTAATGATTTTGGATCGCTCCAAAAAAGAGAAAGGGTTTTTGTTATTAGTGTGCTTAAAAGCATCAAAACCCCTTTTAAAAATGATGCTCAGTACAAAGAATACTTGCTTTCTTTAGGTAGCAAGTATAAATTAACTAGCTTAGAGCAAAGGAAAAAAGAGTATCATAAAATCTTTGATTTAAATAATAAAAATCTTGAAGAGCTAAACAACTATTTAGTTAATAACACACCTTCTAGAGTCAGAATGATTAATGAAGGAAGAGATCTGAATGACCTAGAATTTGCACATAAAAACAAATACACCATTAATACACTAACTACTAAGCAAGATCGGATTCCAAATATCGGATATTTAAATTTAAAAGCAAATAACTCTAAAAAGCTCGATTATAGGTTTGTTTCACCAAGAGAAAGCTACAAAATTATGGGATTTGAAGATAAGGATTTTGACAAGCTAAAACCATTTATAAATAGCGGGATTTTAACTAAAGAAGCATTATGAAGACAAGCAAGAAATTCAATTGATGTAAATGTTTTAAAAAGGATTTTTGAAGCAATTTG